TCCTTGCatgaataaaaaatgtaattaaagtgCTGTcctgctcatgttttttttttcaacactcTTCTACACAACTAACTAAGCATAGGCGGCATGTCTTTCCAGAATCACTGCCGTATCCACTGTAGTTTTCTTTAACAGTTCTCAAATGAACTGTTCTGTACCAAAGAAATACTGTAGTTTCTATGAAAGCTGCTCACATCATCTTCTGTGTATTATAACTGTTCCAAGGACACTATTTCTGGACAAAGCCgcagttgaattttttttaaaggtcattTTCCAAAGCTGCAACCACCGCCAATGAAATTCTAGTTACTTCCATTGTATTGGAATAGAGGCTGAAATCTAAGACACAAAAAAGCctggaaaaacaaactaaaagtaTAAACTAGAGATTTgtaagaaaatatgtttttttgccACTGGGTGAACAATTCCCACTTTCTAATAACTTGCCATTTATAAACTGTAAACTAAAGGAGTTTGAGAACAATAAAGAATCTATTCCTAATTCAAAAATCAATTTTAGGCCATTAATAAGAAGAAGGCAGTATTGGATCCCAATCATTTCAACCTCAAACTTCAAAAAGTCTTGAATAATTGTGATGTGTCACTTACCGAGACCATGATGATTTTAGGATTTCCATCCTCTTCCCTGAAGTTGTTGTCCAGCACAAGGCTTTGTTTGTACACGGGCGGCACCATGGCATGCTCAGCCATGGGTTCATCACCCAGTAATGAACCAAGGCCATCTTGTTCAGTTAGACCAGCTTCTACTTTAGTTGCAGGTATGGCTACAGTTACCGAGTGGCTGCTCAGCTCAGAGAACAGCACTAGGGTAAAGAGGACAGAGTAGACAGAGATCATTGTATCTACAGTATTTGATAAGACTGTGACCGATGTTGCCTCACCTAACGACTGTTGTGACAGGGCTCTCAGCTGCTTTATATACTGAGGGAGTGATTTCGCTTACAACTTATAATTATTGAGCATAAAAACATCACGTCTCCAGCAGGGGTGCATCCGTCTTAGGGGCCAAAGGTCACAACATGTTTAAAGGTCAGAGCACATGTGCTGTGATTCCATTAATGGgtgttcttttttaaagaaaaaggtAAATAgctttattttgtctgtttataGATGTGATGAATTCAAATGGCCAAAAGGGGGGAATATAGTGGGCTGTAATTCCCTCTACATCACAGAGTGTGGTCAAGAAGATTCACAGGAGGTGAAAGGGCAGGAATTAATTGTGAATCTCTTCTCTCAAAATCCTCATGCTGAAATTAGCCCAGCAGGTGATAGGACAGAGACCCAATGAGTGGTCACAGTGAGTCCTTTTCTCTGAATGGCATCAGTGGCTGAGCTAAATCCCATGATGGGACACTGACAAAGGTCAGTAACACGTATGAAAACCTCCAAACTAAGACTAATACTGACAGGCTACAGAAGAGAATGATGAGTCATTTTAAAGGAatggttcaacattttgggaaatatatcACAAAGCCTggagacagatggaaacagcCAGCTCTGGTTTTATCCAAAGGTGATCAAATCAACCAAAATGCACCTCCAAATATCATTAATTAACATATCTTGTTAGTAGCCTCCTAGAGTCTTAAAGTCCCTGTACCAAACCAAGAAACAGCCTGGCACATAATCCTTTGTATAACCACCACCAACATGCAGTTTTTATTAGCCATGATAGCCTCATGGTTCTAGGGATGAAAATATCGATCTGTTGGCTGGCCCACCACTTTGGTCgacactgaaatatctcaacaactactgaaAGTCTTTTCCGGTCTAAAAATCAGTTCACAGCATAGACCATTACATAAATGCCACCATCTTGACTTTTGACAAGCAAATAGCGTAGGTTGTGGGATCCACTGTGGGATAGTTTGggaacactgcagcagcagttagCCATTTCCCTTCACTGTCGTCTACATTTGGAGCAAATTAGCACCAAATGTAGACGGAGCGGTTACTTTGTTGGTTTGCAATTGTATTATCTTCCCAGCAAACTTATATAAAAGGGCTTTAAAATGTTACTTACAGTTCCGGTTTGGTCCTGGAGGAACACTCGGTGGCCTGAGAGAGTAAAAGCACGCGGTAGAGAAAGGCTTTGCTTGTTTCCAATGGCGCTCGCTACCCTTTAACACCTGAACAGTCCAACACGTGACTTCCTGTTTTACAAGCGGCGTAGCGGCTAACAGCTACACACCAAACTTCGGCTTTGCGCTGACACACACGCGCAAACATTCACCTGATCTGGTGAGATTAGATAAAGAAATGTTTGCTAAAGTCTTTACCTacagattcagttttttttctctgcctacACGAGCTCTCGATCCTTCCCGTGTCTGTCGCGAGCGGTTCTCTCCGAGTCGGCCCGCCCCCTGCTGCTAATTAC
The nucleotide sequence above comes from Toxotes jaculatrix isolate fToxJac2 chromosome 22, fToxJac2.pri, whole genome shotgun sequence. Encoded proteins:
- the pmch gene encoding pro-MCH, with amino-acid sequence MISVYSVLFTLVLFSELSSHSVTVAIPATKVEAGLTEQDGLGSLLGDEPMAEHAMVPPVYKQSLVLDNNFREEDGNPKIIMVSDMRQKGHSTRGLNPAFTWRLPLLTDRSLSHTPAEYSLKIERRNTDLDILRCMIGRVYRPCWEAGNLP